CTGGACCGCGcgttaaaagaaatatatataaataaataaaacacgactcgacaaaacaaaaaaaaaaaaacggaaagACCTTTCGTAAGCTTGCCAGAAGTTTTACGGCGCCTTCTGTGTTTTACGAGctacgattattataatattacacgccGTGTGACAACGTCGGGTGGATTGCGCTAAGCGAAGAATCCCCGAAGACGGTCGTTAAGCACAATCTCGTACCCGAGTCCGTACTGGCCATCCGACCTTATCGAACTCGAGGTCTGCGTGAGTGAAAAACATTACATTACAACGGTGATTTATGGAGTACgtagtacaatataatgtgcAACGATAATCGCGCTGAAGGCGACAAGAATGATGGTACCCGTCAGTACCCGTAGTTTaccgtaaaaataataaaaagcagCGATTTTGTATGAATGTTCTTATCATGAaagtaaaaccaaaaaaaaaaaaactcatatacattattttatatatactagctgatcccgtgcacttcgttgccggTTAAAAACgccaattctataataatatgatacatttacaaaatatgtacctacgagTATCACCTTTTAACCGTGTAGTCTATACATAGAGTAGACgaacaaaattatatctatataatcgATTAATGGTCAACAATGACGACTGTGccagttatattataggtaatagaaCGGTTACTATTGCAATGATTGCAATCggtttaaatgataataatttttaacagaataagtatataattatatcattgtcaatcgaaaaaattgatatactatctttttttttatcagaccCGACGGTGTCAGGTACTCATCACGGTTTATGCGATGAAACTGTTAAAATACTcgttttcaaaatactttCTCGTCTCCGACGGCGAGTGATACAAATACACCAGTGACCAGTTATACGTACCCTAACCATAACCTATATACCGGGGTTACGTAAGTATGCGGCAGACAGACTTGAGTGACTGATGTATGGGAGAATTTACAAGCATTTCAGTTCGGATGAGTTGATTCTCGAGACTTGcctacttaaaatgtattaattgattcTCGAGTTCATTTGGGAGACGTATGAATTGATTTCCGGTACACACATAGTCGATTCCCGAACTCCTGTCTAAATCGACGCTAGACCATCACGGTAAAAGTAAGTTGAcaattcttcttttttttttttgctattaaATTTGGTCAATCGTCGTCATTGATGACACATTTTTCCCGTACGATTATAGTAAGGGAATAACGGGGAGAAGACGAAAAATCGCCTATGCGGTCATACGCTCGTGCACCATTTCTCTCATAAATACTTCGCTATTCATTCATCATATTTCCCACAacactgatataatattattatgacgaaaAGATAATCTACTCGTTCGCAAATGCTCCGCAGAATCAATTGGCCGGTTTAAATATCGGTAAACGGGTACACACTCGAGGATCGACTCGTACTGGGATTTAGTCTATAAAAGATATCGTTTGTCACACGCTGCGACCCGCGACGACCGTCGTTTTGGACCGCGTTGACGTTTTCGCACATACCTACAGCTGGAGAAAGCCAAACGGCTCCCAACTCCGCCGTCTCGTCGTCGAGTACACGCCGCCGCACAATCCGTCTGCCTGCAGTAGGTACTATCGTATAATGCAGTGTATAAAGTGCACACACCGAGTGCACTGCTGCTgcaacagtataataatattatgtacgaccGTCGACGTCCGTCATCGCGACAGACGTCTCTCGCGTTATTTATGCGACCGAAAAGGACAGCCGCGCGCGCTGCACCTGCACCGGTCGTGTGTGACCGCAATGGCAAACTGACGGACACGTCTAGCTGCTCGGACCGTCCgtgcatattaaaaaaaaatacgttataCCTACACCGTGTTATGTATACGTTATACCTATACCATGTTATGTATACGTTATACCGCGTTTATAACTTGCCCGGTGCGCGCGTGTAtcgttacattatatattataacaccgGTCCGGTCCCGAAATGGACCTGGTCGCAGGCTTCGGGTATATAACTATGTGCGAGTACCTATACCGTCTCTTACTGTCGCGGTGCACGTCTTCTGCGAGCTTTCGATATTTATAGCTACCTATATACGTGTgtgttattatcatattataatattatgtacgcgcACGCGATTACCATATTACGCGTTGCAGCGtgccgtatattatatataggtacaacacatattcttatatttatatattattatgtatgagcGAATAACGCACGTCTGATCGTAAATTGAACTCGAGAGTTTAACGTAtacggtatatataataatttttataggtcTAAACGataaacgacgacgacgacgacgacgacggtaaTCCATAACGCGCGACACACTGCAActgcaatatatatttattataataaaacctaCGAACGTAAAAAACGTTAGCGGTTCAGCGGAATCGATTTCATGCTGCAgttgaatttaatacaagaacaATACGatttacttaaaatcaaactttaaggttataatattatctagggcGACCCGTAGgctttttttgatattttaattttaatgtgttaatgttttacataactaaaaaaaatttaaaaatcaataaaagccTGCGAGAAGGCCTAgctggataatattataacctttaagtttgataataagtaaatttgcttttgtatttattttcaaaagagcacatttaaataataatttgatttcaaaTTCGCGTATTTCACaacaaaacgtttttttacattacaaCTCAATATGCGGGTATACGACGTAGTACTCTAAGCACTGATGTTgagtatattgttttattaccgTCATCGTGAATACCTGTCGTGTTCGTATCGAAGCGGACGGTGCAGGTCATCGCTGgggtttttattacattttttttttttgtttcacacGGATCTCCCgtcggtattatattattttggctGTTGTTATACGTTTTATCGTCGAATGATCGCATTATCATCGTAATGACTTCATGTCGGTAGACCGACGagctttaaaaattgtttaacctCTAAGACCGGGCGTGACACAAAGCAACACATTGCAgtgtgcattttttttaacgacttACCGACATATTTTTCACTCAAAAAATATCTCGTTCGGACTAATTGCGTAAAATACCATTAGACATATACCATTAAAGTCTACAAGTATTCtcaacgatttattatttggcCATTAAGTCtggtaaacaattataaaaaacaacgtCAATTTCTTTTCTTAACACGATTATTGGATCCactcgttatataatattatgatattatctcTGATGGACCTATATCGAATCGTATAAAATGTCGgataagattatttaaattttaaaagtatattatatttatatacattttaagtgaCAAGAAATAACATAGTAAATTGTACTGACAATATTGACATTTCCCAACAGTCTTGTATATCATcgcatataaaaacaaaaatatccaCACAATACCTaggcaatatatatatattataatatatatcagcTATAAACCAtgctatttatatacctactattaataattgtaagatcAACATCTCGGAAAGTAAGTTCTTTTCCTGACATTAGTATTAATCACAAAATGTTACCGTTGAAAAGCACTAATTGAGCACTAAATAATGGTGTCATGGTGTTAATTAGTGCTCGAATCGTTCAGCTGACTTGTCTTACCCCGGGATAATACAGAGAATCGCGATCACTCGTCTGGATGTCGACTGTATATACCCCAAACTTCTCGGTTAAAACCAAGACCGTCTTTTTTTTCAGTCAAGTAATAGCGtagcaataacaataataatgatctgCTCCCGATCGACCAAATGAAAGTGTGATAGGTAGTACACTAAGAACACAGCTGTAATATTGCAGTACATcacaatgatttataaacattgatgGTATTGTCaaacattactattattatttatattcgatATTGTCATTGTAATGACATAATATCGCGTCAAGTGGCCAGGAacgaaggaaaaaaaaataacagaaatattatatatatatattatattattatattcaacaatatataatatatgaaatcgggtgatgtatataataataatatacagttacacagtttaatatttttacaataaattcataatatattataatttatgttattactacatattttatattataatattatatacgaatcgaatatatatagattttaaattctgacaataataatatattatgaaataataaaaccgaataacaaaaaaaaaaataaaataaaataaaataaataaaaacaaggtAACGTagtcaataacaaaataaaaaaaatatatataatatatattttataggttccTATACgcaataacttattattaaacaaataaagataaaaagcGGGTcgattatcaatttttagtaaattattttgtcgttcaaataaaaataagaattaacgCTTACCtagaacgtataataatagtaaaaaaaaaaaaaaaaaagcagcGATTGAAGTCTAATAACAGCTGGTGTAGGTATACAATCAGTTATCGTTATACACCgtcgtaacaataatattattattattacgtactgtataacgtaaaaataaaaaaaaaaaagtattaaaacaaatttcgcTAATCGGCTAACAACACTCGTCGCGCGACTAACAGCggtacgacgacgacgatcgcaataataattataataataataataataatacatttaacaaatCTCGTTAAGACTTTCCGAGTTATGTGTGTGGCGACGTTCCCAGTCGCGGGGCGGCGGCTGCGGCGGCGGCCGCGGCGTAAGGCGAGTAAGCGACGGCCGGGAAGTACGGCGGCAGCAGGCCCGGATGTGGCGGCATGGCCAGCGGCGAGGACGGGTAACCGGACGGGAAACCGTACGGCGAGTGATGTTTACCGGAAGCGTACGGGTGGTAGCGGCTGACGGCCGCGGCGGCCGACGGGCTCAGCGGCGGCGTCGGATACGAACGCTGCAACAGCGGAAGCGCGGCCGCCGGGTCGGAGGTGTGCGTGCGCAGGTGTTGGAGCAGCTCGTCGGAAGTGCCGAACCGCTTGCCGCAGTACGACGGCAGGTCGGCGCCCATCCACGAACACACGTACGGCAATTGGCTGGCGGCCGCGGCCAGAGCGGCCAGCTGGGCGTGAGCGTACGCCGCGGCCATCGTGTGGTGCTGGTGCTGCTGCTGGTGTTGGTGGTGGGCGGCCGACTGCTGGTGATGGTGGTGAGCggccgcggcggcggcggctgcgGCGGCCACCGTCTTCGGGCTGGCGTCGCATTGCGTGCAACCGGCCGGGCACGTGACCGCCGGTTGCGGCGGCTGTTTGCCGGCGGCCAGGTGAGCGGCCAGCTGGCAGCCCGCGCAGTACGGGTCGCGGCACGGCAGTGGCGGCGCCCCCGCGCCCGATCTGAAATAGGGGCTCATGAGGGGCGAGCCGCCCAACGCCGCCATGTGGTGATGGTGATGTGGGTGCGCCGGCAGTTGCGGGTGGTGGTGCGCCGACGGGTAACCGGCGGCCGCCATCAGAGCGGCCACCGAAGcggccgacgacgacgaatgTTTGTGGTGCGATTGTTCGCCGTGTTTTCTACCGGCCGCGGCCGCGTCCTCGGCCGGTGACTTGCGACTCGAAGCGCTCTCTTTGCTGCTGCACCTgtcaccgccgccgccactgATGGCCACGGGCGTCGCTCTCCTTATGGTCGCGTCCAGGCTGATCGACGTGGCGTTGGCTGTGGCGGCggaggcggcggcggctgcgGCTGCGGCCACTTCGGCGGCCGGCCGCAGGACGCACGATTCGTACGGTTTGAAACTCGACCGGGCCGTGGTGGTGACGGGGGTGATCGTGGCTGGCTGCAGGTGATTGTGGACGACCGACGTGCGACCGGGCGGCGAACCGCTGTTCGAAcaggacgacgacgacgacgacgatagcGACGGCGAGCGCTTGTCTCGGCCACCGCCActtccgccgccgccacctCCGTGGTCggaagacgacgacgacgtcgaAGACAGCGAAGACGACGTCTTCTTGTGATGGTTACCGATCTTGTCGGAGTTTGTCTTGCCGTTCTGCGGCGCCGGTGCGTCAGATCCGATCTGACTGCATGTCTGCGCCAACAGCGCCAGTGGACTGTTCTTGGCGTCCAACtgtaatcagaaaaaaataaaacgttattgaaaatctaaatGGAAAGATCTCTTTTGCACTATCGGGTCAATAACTCATAACCTATAGGGTAATTCGTCACCTAGgtgtgtttgaaaaatgtataaatgtacctttggcttataatatttaaaaattaatgcatttttcgTCGAGTTGCTGGTTTTTCATACATTATGACGTGTTCATTTATCAAATCCCTAAGACATtcagtggtttttttttaggtttttatttaaagtaataaaatatatataatattatatactttacttttaactataacggagaaatatttttttaatacaagagGAGGTGTTCTAtagtatcatatattattctcGATGGATTTcctttaaaactgtttttatttgattttttattatattattcagtaaCGATCTATaaagtacaaatattaatcatcatactgtgtaacatattattttctttagtaCTATATTCTTCAATGCCATAcccattaaatatacaatatacgtatcGATGACTGAACTAAATACAGTACTATATCATAACACTTTACGCTTATTCTAGTTTTCAACCATCGTATTCCCGACCGTGTTATATCGCCTGgaaatttcaataacaaaccacataatattatcatacccAAGACAcgttctacaaaataatacgtaatCCTTATGTCTGTATGTTTGTGTTTAGTGTGTACCCATAAAAATCTGCCAGCCTCCGATGCACGACAGTAATCATCGTATCATCGTACGTATACTGCACACGTATTATTgaaaagtgatttttttttattatccacTCCCCCCAGTCccagttttattttacgattCTGTAATATGTGGTTTTTCAGTTTGTTCTCGCAGTTTGAACTCTATGCGGTTATGGGTTAGCGTCACGTGCTCTCCATTTACACGATAATGTATACTTTACCGATTTTGTATTATCACCCGTTATGCCACATTTAGTAAAGACCTTTATTGTTTATGTGACAAAAATAAGTCCACAGCgttgaaataatatcaaagGATTACGGAACCTCagacgaaaaataattaacgccGCCATATCACAGTTGTAGGTACTAACTTTCCAAAAcggcttaaaaaaatatatgatcgCAGAGTATTGTAAAATGGGACacggacaataataattgtataatcgGTCTTTATCTgcaattaatatgtaaaattcaaggaaaaataaatactgtatatataaatatagtggtAAGTCTATAGTTAAATGAgcgaaatacatatttatattttggtaatgtttatagtaaatacatatttatgtatctatatattagcAGATgtcggttattttttttcgcgtttttaaataacttcttTAACGcctatgtttaattatacacaattgtttttaaattataattacctatatcatataatattagttactataaaaaaatattttataaataaaaattaaatatttatttataactgatatttattttaaacaatatttaatattaaatgtacgatatacatattattattttgtaaaattccaTAAGTAATAAACTTCGCatggaattttaatataaacattggaATCGCACATTTCAAACAAGcgaaaattttgtaaaatgactTACaagataaaagtattaaatatttgttcatttgCAACGATCTGATAAATTTCcatcaatttttattgcacACAATCGACAGGACGATGTAAATGTTATGTGTAATCagaaaagtacatattatattaaaataataatatttacatatacgaATTTGATGGATGGACTGTCTTTTTaagaaacagaaaataataatacaacgcaTTTTAACATGCCAAtatatagcattataatattatacaataaataaacgtaTGCCGTGTGCACATTTGAATATGCATGGTTTATTATAGtgccaattatttttatttttaaaaaatgtaatattaatttagagtATGAAATAACTCTTGACTTTTGTTAACTATGCCATAGCAAAGCCTATATGTGGTTTGTGGTATAGAGACTGACGAATCGAATCCGATTTTGGGATAAGTATAGACAGATAAgtacatgttttaaaaaagaacaGATCATTGATGTCCCCATTAGGCTGAAAtgcataatgtttattaactgTTTGTGTAAATTTAACTCCATCTGGACAAgtcacattaataattatatgtatgttttgatttaagtttattgtcatattatgtatactattgaatacaaatatacaatcacgtgttttgtatttgtttgtgAACTACACGCATAATACCAGTATAAAATCATCGGAGTATTCGGAgcaggtaggtattatattaatagtattatctgCTGGTACATTAGATACCTACAATCTAcatgtacatttaatacacCGTCTTCGTTGATCAATTTTCATAGTTCagattgttatattgttttgtcaCCAATACGTGATACTATGTAAGCGAATCAGGTGAGTGCAACGCGTGTTCATCCGAATCGTACGTAgcacaagttaaaaaaaaacacaagatATTTTATGATGCGAGACGAGAAAACGGACTATAATAGTTAACAAAATGATGATAGTTGTATCATCGGgatacaactaaaatatttttaagttataacgtCGTTGGTAAATTAAGTCGTTTGAATGGAATTTCTTTCGTTCAATGTCTGTTTTTCTCTCCTTTGCCGTAGTGCCACCGTCGACGACATACAATACATTAGAGAagatattagtaaaaataatttttcgtcAAATAAGACATTTCCTTTCCTTTAACCCTCTTCTATGTGTGCCACTGTGTAGTTGAAGATGGAagctgataaaaataaaaacgtagaGATATTCCGTAATAAccggtaaaaatgtataccgaTCAACAACTCCGGTGTGAGTTATGTTTTCCAACGTTTATCgtcaacataataaaatatcatagtcATTCGTTTGGTTAGTGTCATCGGCGGTAAGGCCAACTTAATGCATTTAGGGACacgattttaaagtttatataccAGTATTACAGCAACTAGTTGTACCAGAATCGGCGGTATCCGAATGGCCTAGTTGACTTGAATTATAGTatcttatcatttatattatcgtgATTACTTTACGGCACTATTTAGTGCACGATTTTACCTTGTACAACCGATACGTGCAGGCGACGAGAACGAGTTGAGAGGATTATGTCGATTGATTTTCGTCACTATTTATCTCtctttctatatatatatatattatgtacatagtaGAACGGGTGTATTTTGggaaattatctatataatccCGTCTCGGAACGTCATACTGGACAGCAAATTCTTCGAATACTTTATATCTGCGCTTTCGGTGGCGGTGTCGCCAACGAgccgaatataatatacattacggCAGAGTTGTTATGGTCCGTTGTCGATgatttttccatttatttcGTTTAGCATGTGCATGGAAAATAGTGTCTGCGCGAATATTTGctaggtataaaaatagtcAGTTGATTATCGAACGATTGTCGGGATTCGGGTTAAAGCCAATAATaagagataaataaaataataacgataataatcgATAATATTAAAGCCCGGTACACGAATGGTGACGGTCTTCGCTCAAATGTTTTGTTAGTCCGTCGACAGCACGATTACGCattgctatttattattttcgtaggaatatagtgaaatatacaaaacatattattttagaaacgcACGACGATAAATTTGTAGGTAGGCGACGGTCGCAAATTCAGTATTTTCTTTGCGCGGGCATCACACATCACACGTCTTATGTTTTTAACAGTTTAAACCTTTTTGTCGAGTACAATCGACCCCACAGTCTGCCAATAATATCTGAGGAACAGCTATAAATGTCACCTCAGCAAACAGCTTTGTAtaagttgataaattattatactcatcgTTATACTGCAACACCTGTacgctattaaattaaaagaaaaaaaacccaaaaactcaattattaaaaaaaaaatattatcgtgcGCGTaggtttaacaaaataataaatatctatctaACCTATCCTTAACGCTATTACAGTTTACTAGTGGTTATAACAAAgttatgatgtattttaagtcgtattagtttaaaaaaaaattaatattacattatacctagTTTTGTATAGACTTgcttatatagtacctatcaagtactagtatattttattttagtcaaGGCACTAGATACATACTTATACTCTACTATCTTAgtcttgttaaaaaaataataagaagatAAATCCCGATATGTGGATATTGAATTGGATTTTTAACGTCTActtcgattttttaaaataaaattacgagactaacttatataataaaggtaatatcataaactattatattataaatttccctatttaaaaaaagaatttgaatttcgtttattttttgcagtgtaaaaaaaaattaatattggacTAACGAATAACGGACATTTATCGAGTTTATTATTgctcttgtataatatatgtatacaaaacgtttattataatatgcagatTATCAGTGTCTTGCAATGCTCGGATGTGCATAATAAACACGCT
The DNA window shown above is from Aphis gossypii isolate Hap1 chromosome 2, ASM2018417v2, whole genome shotgun sequence and carries:
- the LOC114127089 gene encoding zinc finger protein Elbow-like, translating into MIMSNENQYLRPDYLTPLPSLDAKNSPLALLAQTCSQIGSDAPAPQNGKTNSDKIGNHHKKTSSSLSSTSSSSSDHGGGGGGSGGGRDKRSPSLSSSSSSSCSNSGSPPGRTSVVHNHLQPATITPVTTTARSSFKPYESCVLRPAAEVAAAAAAAASAATANATSISLDATIRRATPVAISGGGGDRCSSKESASSRKSPAEDAAAAGRKHGEQSHHKHSSSSAASVAALMAAAGYPSAHHHPQLPAHPHHHHHMAALGGSPLMSPYFRSGAGAPPLPCRDPYCAGCQLAAHLAAGKQPPQPAVTCPAGCTQCDASPKTVAAAAAAAAAAHHHHQQSAAHHQHQQQHQHHTMAAAYAHAQLAALAAAASQLPYVCSWMGADLPSYCGKRFGTSDELLQHLRTHTSDPAAALPLLQRSYPTPPLSPSAAAAVSRYHPYASGKHHSPYGFPSGYPSSPLAMPPHPGLLPPYFPAVAYSPYAAAAAAAAAPRLGTSPHT